A window of the Magnetococcales bacterium genome harbors these coding sequences:
- a CDS encoding response regulator: MPRKIGNIPPAPLSRHYYFGASIIALFVAGVLLAAGVREYLRESAQVSEVTAERLNNRTYRLEAALQAAIDRVVELHHLTTIQLQDQANLPPHPLFARMGERREENYFSLEFGQHDLDLAETGNLHGLGRLDQLNEFQRQELNAALGLLPFMVAAVKTTPFLSYIYLQGGHPVYGAIYPPILEKEVQQVYGNITGMAGAALTAPYWTQGLPENNPHRLPYWSDVYLDLAGAGLFISYALPVYTDDQFRGVVAGDIALGFLSGFLKHPPHPEGRFYLLSQQNQVLGHSHIDLGTLPGVRSFQQLLPDQLAISSPPLTFGPIPKEVSLTGYRIFNTPISTTPWQLVYVVPEESLLKDLRRHLITPLLLLLGVGMALVVVYIFFARRFIHPALALVAHIDQEAAGKDPNLPTAPSAWQGWFEKITHAFREARENEARFRRLAQNAPDAIYRMSLPDGRYEYVSPAITKLTGYTPAEFYARPILVQKIMHPDWHDYFNREWRNLISGHMPPSYEYQIIHQSGETRWLNQRNVLVVDDDGQPIAIEGIVRDITERKQDEQALTRAKTEAEQANRAKSEFLAAMSHEIRTPMNVVIGMGDLLLETPLDSEQKGYLSKQQQAGASLLELINNILDLSKIEAGQLDLKSIPFDPRQLATEVVGMLTPKAAHKGIELTLEMASEIPTHIAGDSSRLRQVLINLVENAIKFTDTGQVSIQITLLEAPTPRLLFQVRDSGIGIALEHQEAIFDKFTQADAGVTRRFGGTGLGLAICRQLVALMGGHIQVSSTPGKGSLFRFTLPLNPAAPPASPATLSREMDPTLSSQGVRILLVEDSEDNRMLIQAYLKRSPHQLEMVWDGQQALQRIQQDTFDLILMDMQMPVMDGYTATRRIRAWEDTQRKTSTPILSLTAHALDGDAQKSLDAGCNAHLTKPIKKKDLLAAIERFASPILANE, translated from the coding sequence ATGCCGCGAAAAATCGGCAATATCCCCCCTGCCCCCCTCTCCCGCCACTACTATTTTGGGGCATCGATCATCGCCCTGTTTGTGGCCGGGGTGCTGCTGGCTGCCGGGGTCCGGGAATATCTCCGGGAAAGCGCCCAGGTCAGTGAAGTGACGGCGGAACGCCTGAACAACCGCACCTATCGCCTGGAGGCTGCTCTACAAGCCGCCATCGACCGGGTGGTGGAGCTTCACCACTTGACCACCATCCAGCTGCAAGACCAGGCCAACCTCCCACCCCACCCGCTCTTTGCCCGGATGGGAGAGCGCCGGGAAGAAAACTATTTTTCCCTGGAGTTTGGCCAGCATGATTTGGATCTGGCCGAAACCGGCAATCTCCACGGCTTGGGTCGGCTGGATCAACTCAATGAATTCCAGCGCCAGGAGCTGAATGCCGCCCTGGGACTCCTGCCCTTTATGGTAGCAGCAGTCAAAACCACCCCGTTTTTGAGCTATATCTACCTTCAAGGGGGCCATCCGGTCTATGGGGCGATCTATCCCCCTATTCTGGAAAAAGAGGTCCAACAGGTTTATGGCAACATCACCGGCATGGCTGGAGCCGCCTTGACCGCGCCTTACTGGACCCAGGGCCTGCCGGAAAACAATCCCCATCGACTACCCTACTGGTCCGATGTCTATCTGGATCTGGCTGGGGCGGGACTTTTTATCAGTTATGCCCTGCCGGTCTACACCGATGATCAATTTCGGGGCGTGGTGGCCGGGGATATCGCCTTGGGCTTTCTCAGTGGATTTTTGAAACATCCCCCCCATCCCGAAGGGCGTTTTTATCTGCTCAGCCAGCAAAACCAAGTACTCGGCCACTCCCACATCGATTTGGGAACCTTACCCGGCGTACGCTCATTTCAGCAACTCCTGCCGGATCAACTGGCTATTTCCTCACCCCCCCTGACCTTTGGCCCAATCCCCAAAGAAGTTTCACTAACCGGATATCGCATTTTCAACACCCCTATCTCCACCACTCCCTGGCAGCTGGTCTATGTGGTGCCGGAAGAGAGTCTGCTCAAGGATCTCCGCCGCCACCTGATCACGCCACTGCTTCTGCTCCTGGGGGTGGGGATGGCCCTGGTGGTGGTCTATATTTTCTTTGCCCGGCGTTTTATCCATCCGGCTCTGGCTCTGGTAGCCCATATCGACCAGGAAGCCGCCGGTAAAGATCCAAACCTGCCCACAGCTCCCTCAGCCTGGCAGGGCTGGTTTGAAAAAATCACCCATGCGTTTCGGGAAGCCAGGGAAAACGAAGCCCGATTCCGCCGCTTGGCCCAAAATGCCCCGGACGCCATCTATCGCATGTCCCTGCCCGATGGACGCTATGAATATGTCAGTCCAGCGATCACCAAACTGACCGGCTATACCCCCGCAGAATTTTATGCCCGCCCCATCTTGGTTCAAAAGATCATGCATCCCGACTGGCACGACTATTTTAATCGGGAATGGCGCAATCTGATTTCAGGCCACATGCCCCCCAGCTATGAGTATCAGATTATCCATCAATCAGGAGAAACCCGCTGGCTCAATCAACGCAACGTGCTGGTGGTGGATGACGACGGCCAACCGATAGCCATCGAAGGCATCGTGCGGGACATTACCGAACGCAAGCAGGATGAACAGGCCCTCACCCGGGCCAAAACCGAGGCAGAACAGGCCAATCGCGCCAAGAGCGAATTTTTGGCCGCCATGAGCCACGAAATCCGCACCCCCATGAACGTGGTGATCGGCATGGGAGATCTGCTCCTGGAGACCCCTCTCGACAGCGAACAGAAGGGCTATCTCAGCAAACAGCAGCAGGCGGGGGCCTCCTTGCTGGAGTTGATCAACAACATTCTCGATCTATCCAAAATCGAAGCGGGCCAGTTGGACCTGAAATCGATCCCCTTCGACCCCCGGCAGCTGGCGACGGAAGTGGTGGGGATGCTCACCCCCAAAGCCGCTCATAAAGGGATAGAGCTCACCCTGGAAATGGCCTCGGAAATCCCCACCCATATTGCAGGAGACTCCTCCCGGTTGCGCCAGGTGCTGATCAACCTCGTGGAAAATGCCATCAAATTTACCGACACCGGCCAAGTGAGTATTCAGATAACGCTTCTGGAAGCACCCACACCCAGGCTTCTCTTTCAGGTTCGGGATTCCGGCATTGGCATTGCCCTGGAGCACCAGGAGGCCATTTTTGACAAGTTTACCCAGGCGGATGCCGGGGTGACCCGCCGCTTTGGCGGCACTGGATTGGGGCTTGCGATCTGTCGACAGCTGGTGGCGCTGATGGGGGGCCATATCCAGGTTTCCAGCACCCCCGGGAAAGGCAGTCTCTTTCGTTTCACTCTCCCCCTGAACCCCGCAGCCCCCCCCGCCTCCCCGGCCACACTCAGCCGGGAGATGGATCCAACGCTCAGCTCACAAGGGGTGCGAATTTTGCTGGTAGAAGATTCCGAAGACAACCGGATGTTGATTCAGGCCTATTTGAAACGCTCCCCCCACCAATTGGAGATGGTCTGGGATGGGCAGCAGGCTTTGCAACGCATCCAGCAGGACACCTTCGACCTCATTCTCATGGATATGCAGATGCCGGTGATGGATGGCTATACGGCTACCCGCCGCATCCGTGCCTGGGAGGATACCCAACGCAAAACAAGCACCCCCATCCTCTCCCTCACCGCCCACGCCCTGGATGGCGACGCCCAAAAAAGCCTTGATGCCGGCTGCAACGCCCACCTGACCAAACCCATCAAGAAAAAAGATCTCCTGGCAGCCATTGAGCGCTTTGCCTCCCCCATTCTGGCGAATGAATGA
- the tpx gene encoding thiol peroxidase codes for MAQITLKGNPINTVGSLPAVGSDAPGFLLTKTDLADVRLGDYAGKKVVLNIFPSVDTPICAASVRRFNADLSSMDNTVVLCVSLDLPFALSRFCGAEGLEDVVPCTELRARGFGEAYGCRIADGPLAGLLSRAVVVIDENGKVVYTQQVPEIVEEPDYEGAMNALK; via the coding sequence ATGGCACAAATCACTCTCAAAGGCAATCCCATCAACACCGTTGGCTCTCTCCCCGCCGTGGGTAGCGATGCTCCTGGCTTTTTGCTCACCAAAACCGACCTGGCGGATGTCCGTCTGGGGGATTATGCGGGCAAGAAGGTCGTACTCAATATTTTCCCTTCCGTCGATACCCCGATTTGCGCCGCTTCAGTGCGCCGTTTCAATGCCGATCTTTCCAGCATGGATAACACTGTCGTGTTGTGTGTTTCCCTGGATCTGCCCTTTGCCTTGTCCCGTTTTTGCGGAGCCGAGGGGCTTGAAGATGTGGTTCCCTGCACCGAGCTGAGAGCCCGGGGTTTTGGTGAGGCCTACGGCTGCCGGATCGCCGACGGTCCCCTGGCCGGTCTTTTGAGCCGGGCTGTGGTGGTGATCGATGAAAATGGCAAGGTGGTTTACACCCAGCAGGTGCCTGAAATCGTCGAAGAGCCCGATTATGAAGGGGCCATGAACGCTCTCAAGTAA
- a CDS encoding protein-glutamate O-methyltransferase CheR: protein MNQTNRVVLNQGGLSDKEFKRLSEFIEASCGIQMPMSKKSMLTARIQKRLRTLNLQTFTEYVDLVLNPNDSRNELTNFVDIVTTNKTDFFREPKHFEFMTQTALPDLMQKGAGSSRPLHIWSAPCSTGEEPYTMAMVIQEFAARVGNYRAQILGTDLSTRALKHASDAIYDMKRADPVPMALKKKYMLKSKDRSNPRVRMNRDIRSMVKFSHLNFLDNDYRIQQTMDIIFCRNCLIYFDRPTAESVVNKLCRNLISGGYFFIGHSETLNRLDVPLVQVAPTIYQSTL, encoded by the coding sequence ATGAATCAAACCAATCGAGTCGTACTCAATCAGGGTGGACTTTCCGACAAGGAATTCAAGCGCCTCAGCGAATTTATCGAGGCCAGCTGTGGCATTCAGATGCCCATGTCGAAAAAATCGATGCTCACCGCCCGGATTCAAAAACGCCTACGGACGTTAAATCTGCAAACCTTCACCGAATATGTCGATCTGGTGCTCAACCCCAACGACAGCAGAAACGAGCTGACCAACTTTGTCGATATCGTCACCACCAACAAAACCGATTTTTTCCGGGAGCCCAAGCATTTCGAGTTCATGACCCAAACGGCTCTGCCCGATTTGATGCAAAAGGGCGCTGGCAGCAGTCGCCCCCTCCATATATGGAGCGCCCCCTGCTCCACCGGTGAGGAGCCCTATACCATGGCGATGGTCATTCAGGAGTTTGCAGCCAGGGTGGGTAACTATCGGGCACAAATTTTGGGAACAGACCTCTCCACACGCGCCTTGAAACACGCCAGTGACGCCATCTACGACATGAAGCGGGCCGATCCGGTCCCCATGGCCCTCAAGAAAAAATATATGCTCAAAAGCAAGGACCGCTCCAACCCCAGGGTGCGGATGAACCGGGATATCCGTTCCATGGTGAAATTCAGCCATCTCAATTTTTTGGATAATGACTATCGCATCCAGCAAACCATGGACATCATTTTTTGTCGGAATTGCCTGATCTATTTCGACCGGCCCACCGCTGAATCAGTGGTCAACAAGCTCTGCCGCAACCTGATTTCCGGGGGCTATTTTTTCATTGGCCACTCCGAAACCCTCAACCGATTGGATGTCCCCCTGGTGCAGGTAGCCCCCACCATCTATCAATCCACGCTTTGA